In Xenopus tropicalis strain Nigerian chromosome 5, UCB_Xtro_10.0, whole genome shotgun sequence, one genomic interval encodes:
- the teddm1 gene encoding transmembrane epididymal protein 1A, with translation MGTFIGHISPGLAFLSFALLYTVRYSWMVLNGCRDQYPPKNRSTRGFLKSLPVEGVMKLIYGFLALMAEFFFPPGVQKLRFFSLSDPNFNFQNPNEWQHATMYGYFCMSGALDIVSQACLPTRCPLLEHAGTTAAFFVTTLLLKFHAHGKEAVEVQVHFLLLLTCAITCAIFIIEFWWPNQPKLWFTKAWLVLVQGTWLLHVAFILYKPPTGHFWSGQQPADLMFLTTFYCWHLAFNAGLMGILFWATYLVHRRFGGKFINAGYQLAETGELEKLTADNGDELL, from the coding sequence ATGGGCACTTTCATAGGACATATCTCCCCTGGATTAGCATTCTTGTCTTTTGCACTCTTGTATACTGTCCGCTACTCCTGGATGGTACTCAATGGATGCCGTGATCAGTACCCACCAAAGAATAGGTCAACCCGTGGATTCCTCAAATCATTGCCAGTGGAGGGTGTAATGAAGTTAATTTATGGATTTTTGGCTCTTATGGCAGAGTTCTTCTTTCCACCTGGGGTTCAGAAACTTCGCTTCTTCAGTTTAAGtgaccctaattttaatttccaGAACCCTAATGAATGGCAGCATGCTACCATGTATGGATACTTTTGCATGAGCGGGGCATTGGATATTGTAAGCCAGGCTTGTCTACCAACTCGCTGCCCACTTCTTGAACATGCTGGAACCACTGCTGCCTTTTTCGTTACCACACTTCTTCTTAAGTTCCACGCTCATGGGAAGGAAGCTGTTGAGGTTCAGGTTCACTTCTTGCTGCTTCTTACTTGTGCCATTACATGTGCTATCTTCATAATTGAATTCTGGTGGCCCAACCAACCCAAACTATGGTTCACAAAGGCATGGTTGGTGCTGGTTCAGGGAACCTGGTTGCTACATGTCGCTTTTATTTTGTATAAGCCCCCCACTGGCCATTTTTGGAGTGGGCAACAGCCTGCTGATCTCATGTTTCTTACAACCTTCTATTGCTGGCATCTGGCCTTTAATGCAGGCTTAATGGGAATACTGTTTTGGGCCACCTACCTTGTGCACCGTCGTTTTGGAGGGAAATTTATAAATGCAGGCTACCAGCTGGCTGAAACAGGAGAGTTAGAAAAACTTACAGCAGATAATGGGGATGAGCTGCTTTAA